One part of the Sorangiineae bacterium MSr11954 genome encodes these proteins:
- a CDS encoding FkbM family methyltransferase: MFHLHAGECVFLYEEIFERRCYAGNGLRLDQNAPGCIFDVGANIGMATYFFHKEYPGKKIFAFEPNPRAFEVLSANVARLGIEATVLSCALSDSPGTAKLTHYPNKSCMSGLYADPEADARTTRAYMINEGMDPEDADFLLSETFAPEQYDCTLTTVSSIIDRDRIESIDLLKIDVEKAELDVLRGIRSEHWPLIRQAVIEVHDFGGRLASIRGLLETHGFHSTVKQDPKLKGTGLYDLIAVRPDEETRGSRAR; encoded by the coding sequence ATGTTTCATTTGCATGCAGGCGAGTGCGTCTTCTTGTACGAGGAAATCTTCGAGAGGAGATGTTACGCAGGCAACGGATTGCGCCTCGACCAAAACGCACCGGGGTGCATCTTCGACGTCGGCGCGAACATCGGCATGGCGACGTACTTCTTTCACAAGGAGTACCCGGGCAAGAAGATCTTCGCCTTCGAGCCCAACCCCAGGGCGTTCGAGGTCCTCTCGGCAAATGTTGCACGATTGGGGATCGAGGCCACCGTGCTTTCGTGTGCCCTGTCCGATTCGCCCGGCACCGCCAAGCTGACGCACTATCCGAACAAAAGCTGTATGTCGGGCTTGTACGCGGATCCCGAGGCGGACGCGCGAACGACGCGTGCCTATATGATCAACGAGGGCATGGATCCCGAAGACGCCGACTTTTTGCTCTCCGAGACGTTCGCGCCGGAGCAGTACGATTGCACGTTGACGACGGTTTCATCGATCATCGATCGAGACCGGATCGAAAGCATCGATCTGCTCAAAATCGACGTCGAGAAGGCGGAGCTCGACGTCTTGCGCGGGATCCGATCGGAGCATTGGCCGTTGATCCGACAGGCCGTCATCGAGGTGCACGACTTCGGAGGGAGGCTCGCTTCGATTCGCGGCTTGCTCGAAACACATGGGTTCCATTCCACGGTCAAACAAGACCCCAAATTGAAGGGAACCGGTCTTTACGATCTCATCGCGGTGCGGCCGGATGAAGAGACGCGCGGATCGCGCGCGCGGTAG
- a CDS encoding putative glycoside hydrolase family 15 protein, which yields MPDSADVRAARDAGPAIGRDDTRAASTNSLGQLYLDWDERSLITQHAGAYSWEVLQSYMRDHIDLAQLKANNPNMRLFMYFETAGAYDETPDATWPSGMPYQWVKANHPDWILKDGAGKDITFWNGSLHLYDVGNPAYQDEWAKRAVDYARSGGFHGVFGDDVNMGESFLTSWSGTSSKYASNIAWTRAVESFLERVSPKLKSAGITFMPNVASLYDSDRATQVRWAKLAGAYAREHYQSWSADTELLGGAMWAWMASLHRDIVAAGIPFYAFPHGGGAQATDKMRYTRASFLLWHESSVGGGFAYSTGGGPQTGRDPYNSAWTFDLGAPKGAAVEQPKGVWTRSFAQGKVVVDSNTKKATIR from the coding sequence GTGCCCGATTCTGCCGACGTGCGCGCGGCCCGCGATGCGGGCCCGGCGATCGGGCGAGACGACACCCGAGCCGCGAGCACGAACTCGCTCGGTCAATTGTACCTCGATTGGGACGAGAGGTCGCTCATTACCCAGCACGCTGGCGCGTATTCGTGGGAGGTCCTCCAGAGCTACATGCGCGACCACATCGATCTCGCGCAGCTGAAGGCGAACAACCCCAATATGCGCCTCTTCATGTACTTCGAAACGGCGGGTGCGTACGACGAGACGCCCGACGCGACATGGCCCTCGGGGATGCCGTATCAGTGGGTGAAGGCGAATCATCCGGATTGGATCCTCAAGGATGGGGCAGGGAAGGACATCACGTTTTGGAATGGATCCCTGCACCTGTACGACGTTGGAAATCCAGCGTACCAAGACGAGTGGGCCAAGCGCGCCGTCGACTATGCCCGCAGCGGCGGCTTTCATGGTGTGTTCGGCGACGACGTGAACATGGGTGAGAGCTTCCTCACGTCCTGGTCGGGGACATCGTCCAAGTACGCGAGCAACATTGCGTGGACGCGCGCCGTCGAGTCGTTTCTGGAGCGCGTCTCGCCCAAGCTGAAGTCGGCCGGCATAACGTTCATGCCCAACGTGGCCTCGCTCTACGACTCCGATCGCGCGACGCAGGTGCGCTGGGCGAAGCTCGCCGGAGCCTATGCGCGCGAGCACTATCAATCGTGGTCGGCCGACACGGAGCTCCTCGGCGGGGCCATGTGGGCATGGATGGCCTCCTTGCATCGCGACATCGTCGCAGCCGGTATTCCGTTTTATGCGTTCCCGCACGGAGGCGGCGCACAGGCCACCGACAAGATGCGCTACACGCGCGCTTCGTTCCTGCTTTGGCACGAGTCGTCGGTGGGGGGAGGCTTCGCTTACTCGACCGGCGGCGGGCCTCAAACCGGACGAGATCCGTACAATTCGGCGTGGACCTTCGACTTGGGGGCGCCCAAGGGTGCTGCCGTCGAGCAGCCCAAGGGCGTATGGACGCGATCCTTTGCCCAAGGGAAGGTCGTGGTGGATTCGAACACCAAGAAGGCCACGATCCGGTAG
- a CDS encoding transketolase: protein MMNANRSIEHPEQARELATQLRIDSLRCSTAAKSGHPTSSLSAADLMAVLLCGHLHWDTAHPDNPNNDHLIFSKGHASPLLYAMLRAIGVLSEAELLSYRRLGSRLQGHPVPVLPGVDVATGSLGQGLPIAVGLALSAKRLEKRPYRVWVLVGDSEMSEGSMWEALDHARHARLGNVTAILDMNRLGQRGETPLGWDSAAYTARARAFGWRAVEVDGHDVSAISRAYDEAVRDPDVPALIVAKTIKGKGVPFLENEDGWHGKALDHEQAAKAIADLGGPRSLALSLAAPPPVDRAARVAPAKAVQLPSYERAKPVATRKAYGEALAALGDARGDIVALDGEVSNSTFAEDFAKAHPERYFEMYISEQQMIAAALGLGVRGHVPFASSFAAFLTRAFDFIRMAAVSRADMKLCGSHAGVSIGEDGPSQMGLEDLAMMRAVHGSTVLYPCCANQTAKLVAAMAETRGIVYLRTTREKTAVLYDPSESFAPGGSKILRQSPDDRVVIFAAGITVHGALRAHDELASQGIAARVVDMYSIKPIDARTVRESIREAHGNALIVEDHWAEGGLGDAIRACLGEAPDEPLAVRWRHLAVREMPTSGTPAELLHAAGIDAEAIVRAAVELVSQPGADGKTDARARGCYVCGRPAAWKIAVAGEDERPTEENACEVHARGHVRREPLLTDPEAPRKNGSSLRTH, encoded by the coding sequence ATGATGAACGCGAACCGATCCATCGAGCACCCCGAGCAAGCTCGGGAGCTCGCCACGCAACTTCGCATCGACAGCCTTCGCTGCTCGACGGCGGCGAAGTCCGGCCACCCGACCTCGAGCCTGTCGGCGGCCGATCTCATGGCCGTTCTCCTCTGCGGCCATCTTCATTGGGATACGGCGCACCCGGACAATCCGAACAACGACCACCTCATCTTCTCCAAGGGACATGCCTCACCCTTGCTCTACGCGATGCTCCGAGCCATCGGGGTCCTCTCGGAGGCCGAGCTCCTCTCGTACCGGCGGCTGGGCAGCCGGCTGCAGGGCCACCCCGTGCCGGTGCTCCCGGGGGTCGACGTCGCCACGGGATCGTTGGGGCAAGGATTGCCCATCGCGGTCGGCCTCGCCCTGTCTGCAAAGCGCCTGGAAAAGCGCCCCTACCGCGTTTGGGTCCTCGTGGGCGATAGCGAGATGTCCGAGGGCTCGATGTGGGAAGCTCTCGATCACGCGCGTCACGCCCGACTCGGGAATGTGACGGCCATCCTCGATATGAATCGATTGGGGCAGCGCGGCGAAACGCCGCTCGGCTGGGACTCGGCCGCCTATACGGCCCGGGCGCGCGCGTTCGGCTGGCGCGCCGTCGAGGTCGACGGACACGATGTATCCGCCATTTCGCGCGCCTACGACGAGGCCGTGCGCGATCCCGATGTACCGGCGCTGATCGTCGCAAAGACCATCAAAGGCAAAGGCGTTCCGTTCCTCGAGAACGAAGACGGCTGGCACGGCAAAGCCCTGGACCACGAGCAGGCGGCCAAAGCGATCGCCGACTTGGGCGGGCCGCGTTCGCTCGCCCTTTCGCTGGCGGCCCCTCCTCCGGTGGATCGGGCCGCGCGCGTGGCCCCCGCCAAAGCCGTTCAATTGCCCAGCTACGAGCGCGCCAAGCCGGTGGCGACCCGAAAAGCGTACGGGGAGGCGCTCGCGGCGCTGGGCGATGCCCGGGGGGATATCGTGGCCTTGGATGGAGAGGTGAGCAATTCCACGTTCGCCGAGGACTTCGCCAAGGCGCACCCCGAGCGGTATTTCGAAATGTACATTTCCGAGCAGCAGATGATCGCGGCGGCCTTGGGCCTCGGTGTGCGCGGACACGTCCCGTTTGCCTCGTCCTTTGCGGCGTTCCTCACGCGTGCGTTCGACTTCATTCGCATGGCCGCCGTCTCCCGGGCCGATATGAAGCTCTGCGGCTCGCACGCAGGGGTCTCCATCGGCGAAGACGGTCCTTCGCAGATGGGGCTCGAGGATCTGGCCATGATGCGCGCCGTGCATGGCAGCACCGTTCTCTATCCTTGTTGCGCCAACCAAACGGCGAAGCTGGTGGCGGCCATGGCCGAGACCCGAGGCATCGTGTACCTCCGCACCACCCGCGAAAAGACGGCCGTTCTCTACGATCCTTCCGAGAGCTTCGCGCCAGGCGGCAGCAAGATCCTGCGCCAATCGCCGGACGATCGCGTGGTCATCTTTGCGGCGGGCATCACGGTGCACGGAGCGCTTCGAGCGCACGACGAGCTCGCGTCGCAGGGGATCGCGGCGCGCGTGGTCGATATGTACTCCATCAAGCCCATCGACGCGAGGACCGTGCGTGAATCGATCCGCGAGGCGCACGGAAATGCCCTCATCGTGGAAGATCATTGGGCCGAGGGAGGTCTCGGCGACGCCATTCGCGCCTGCTTGGGGGAGGCGCCCGACGAGCCGCTCGCCGTTCGATGGAGACACCTTGCCGTTCGTGAAATGCCGACTTCGGGTACCCCGGCGGAGCTCCTTCATGCGGCGGGCATCGACGCAGAGGCCATCGTGCGCGCGGCCGTGGAGCTCGTCTCTCAGCCGGGGGCCGACGGCAAGACCGACGCGCGCGCGCGAGGTTGCTACGTGTGCGGCCGTCCGGCAGCTTGGAAAATCGCCGTGGCGGGGGAGGATGAGCGACCGACGGAGGAAAATGCGTGCGAAGTGCACGCACGTGGCCATGTCCGCCGCGAGCCGCTCCTCACCGATCCGGAAGCGCCCCGAAAAAATGGCTCGTCGCTGCGCACGCACTGA
- a CDS encoding translocation/assembly module TamB: MRHRATVQSAKSAKPRSRARRVLGVIGKVVGTTVTLAGATCAGILLHLDRPATRRVAASQLNALLASTFKGRIAIENVAHLGLDGVRGVRVRITDPNGTQVLYADDVSAELSAIAVAKSALFGKGDIDVAVRAVDVAYLDVNVDEDQSPEHTMRLLRALESKDTSPPAPEDPTARGLRLSFPRIVLTHGWVHGTMAGAPALDVDADGLGVRVLVAPKETRVDLDRAQLTGRGMPNHLDPHGEAEFHLVTPSAGGKGVDLTGRFGGDVGGVPAVARATMNGDRLDAVLDVPQAEAERLRPLFDPSPSPLREPFAAHAEVHGDMPSLKATAALHAGRGAVDVAATIGLDPDKTHIVAHIDAHDVDIRAFSETAPASRLAAASDIEVNIGPAGALSGTYTFALAPGSVGTNPVPAAQLRGKFTEASARVEGTIAERGAPVALEATMQQIGDRHRVDFSVSSKVPALERIPRLEAMSGQNLPVTGAAVLRATGTVDVEGARLDARLEANATNVVYGDTAKVARAAIRARATGALSAPMVGATVQATDVVAGEYAFHDVRAGARLDVANMAVEGARVSLVRQGVTLDARVAKVAAAHGALKVDGLVIDGLGAPANASFVKTARGLTVHAKTDGLDLAKVARFLEVQDQVSHGTLAFAIDANLAKGASTGKVELGLREATVSKLRNGNMELVATLDDEDLAVALRADLAEAGHLSLQSSGVKLGSAKGPLDPAAWTNAIGRAAIEGELDLEKIASLLPPRALPFGEVKGFLSLEGTLRRDSAKVAPEVALSTQTRGLVLTGPAPEEPPPVGSTRVLAPPPWRSNDVDAGFNVRVDATSGHAEVTARLTDKHGLLANFDMKADIPYNELWTDPDKGRAAAELEKAPFEARLSVPRRKLSELPAVLQTAGMPGALELDLTAAGRATAPRVQLAANLRDDQDGQGSSSPLVQATSTDLLATYDGQRADASVRMQALRGAGPKAPPAGELLAAEAHAKVAIEDLIHPAPGRELPWDANLRAKLSSFPLEILAPLSAMPIRGRIHGEITVDGLHQDAKARARIDVERLMVGEAKYKGGFIQASAGGNAPAEAVVRLDQDDGFLEARARAGAQWGARVAPELDPTQPLEASVSARHFRAAALEPFLAGAVADLDGYLDARAQAKLDPRTRDAKLSGSVAFRHGVVNIPALGEELHGVRATVRLSEDGRVRVDDVVARGTEGKVSANAEAKLAGLSLVEASGKVHISEREAMPFALQGQPVGTVFGDVRVALKTAPNGRDKTMTVDIPSFHTKLPPTGGNSVQDLEARDDIRVGVERERDKLTRLALDQEDYENLGNEDQPKEPPPILNIDVHLGDVEIRRSTDVKVGVTGNPKIQVGEKTEMSGQLRLTGGFIELQGKKLEIEHGTVTFVGEPSNPELVVTARWNAPDGTLVYADFVGPLETGKVNLRSEPPRPKNEIMALLMFGTAEGSQSTPYPQRQPDGTVRAVGMGGAYVAQGANKAIEDLAGTDRITAHIDTTQSANPRPELEFQLSRSLSVKLGRALGIPPLDRPDRNFLIIGWRVKRNWTLETTFGDRGTSIVDGVWQRRY, translated from the coding sequence ATGCGGCACCGCGCGACCGTCCAATCGGCCAAATCGGCCAAACCTCGAAGCCGCGCGCGCCGGGTCCTCGGGGTGATCGGCAAGGTGGTGGGGACCACGGTTACCTTGGCCGGCGCCACCTGCGCCGGAATCCTGCTTCACCTCGACCGCCCGGCTACGCGCCGCGTCGCCGCGTCGCAGCTCAACGCGCTGCTGGCCAGCACCTTCAAAGGCCGAATCGCCATCGAGAACGTGGCGCATCTGGGGCTCGATGGGGTGCGCGGGGTGCGCGTGCGCATCACCGATCCGAACGGCACGCAGGTGCTGTACGCCGACGACGTAAGCGCCGAGCTCTCGGCCATCGCGGTGGCCAAATCGGCGCTCTTTGGCAAAGGCGATATCGACGTCGCCGTGCGCGCGGTGGACGTCGCCTATCTGGACGTCAATGTCGACGAAGACCAGAGCCCCGAGCACACCATGCGCCTCCTTCGCGCCTTGGAGTCGAAGGACACCTCGCCCCCCGCGCCCGAGGACCCCACGGCGCGCGGTCTGCGTCTATCGTTCCCGCGCATCGTCCTCACCCATGGCTGGGTCCACGGCACCATGGCCGGCGCGCCCGCGCTCGACGTGGACGCCGATGGTCTGGGGGTGCGCGTGCTCGTGGCCCCCAAGGAGACGCGGGTCGATTTGGACCGCGCCCAGCTCACGGGCCGCGGCATGCCGAACCACCTCGATCCGCACGGGGAGGCGGAGTTTCATCTGGTCACCCCGTCGGCGGGCGGAAAGGGCGTGGATCTCACGGGCCGGTTCGGCGGCGACGTGGGCGGCGTTCCAGCCGTTGCTCGGGCAACGATGAACGGCGACCGGCTCGACGCGGTGCTCGACGTGCCGCAGGCGGAGGCGGAGCGGCTGCGTCCCCTGTTCGATCCCTCCCCCTCGCCCTTGCGCGAGCCCTTTGCCGCGCACGCGGAGGTCCACGGGGACATGCCGAGCTTGAAGGCCACCGCGGCCTTGCACGCGGGCCGCGGCGCGGTGGACGTCGCCGCCACGATCGGCCTCGATCCGGACAAGACGCATATCGTGGCGCACATCGATGCGCACGACGTGGACATTCGCGCCTTTTCGGAGACGGCGCCGGCCTCCCGGCTCGCGGCCGCGAGCGACATCGAGGTGAACATCGGACCCGCGGGGGCGCTCTCCGGCACGTACACCTTTGCGCTGGCGCCGGGCTCGGTGGGAACGAACCCGGTGCCCGCCGCGCAGCTGCGCGGAAAGTTCACCGAGGCGAGCGCGCGGGTCGAGGGGACCATCGCGGAGCGCGGGGCGCCCGTCGCGCTCGAAGCGACCATGCAGCAAATAGGCGATCGGCACCGCGTCGATTTTTCGGTGTCCTCGAAGGTGCCGGCCCTAGAGCGCATCCCCCGCCTCGAGGCGATGAGCGGGCAAAATTTACCGGTGACGGGCGCCGCCGTGTTGCGGGCGACCGGCACGGTGGACGTGGAGGGCGCGAGGCTGGATGCGCGCCTCGAAGCAAACGCCACGAACGTCGTCTACGGCGACACCGCCAAGGTAGCGCGCGCCGCGATTCGGGCGCGCGCCACGGGGGCGTTGTCCGCGCCCATGGTCGGCGCCACGGTGCAGGCGACCGACGTGGTGGCCGGCGAGTATGCCTTCCACGACGTGCGCGCCGGCGCCCGTCTCGATGTGGCCAACATGGCCGTCGAGGGCGCAAGGGTATCGCTGGTGCGCCAAGGGGTCACCCTGGATGCGCGCGTGGCCAAGGTGGCGGCGGCGCACGGCGCATTGAAGGTCGATGGTCTGGTGATCGATGGGCTCGGGGCGCCCGCGAACGCGTCGTTCGTCAAGACGGCGCGCGGGCTCACCGTGCACGCGAAAACGGACGGGCTCGATCTCGCGAAGGTGGCGCGGTTCCTCGAGGTGCAAGATCAGGTGAGCCACGGGACGCTCGCCTTTGCCATCGATGCCAACCTCGCGAAGGGGGCCAGCACGGGCAAGGTGGAGCTGGGGTTGCGCGAGGCCACGGTCTCCAAGCTTCGAAATGGAAACATGGAGCTGGTGGCGACGCTCGACGACGAGGATCTGGCGGTGGCGCTGCGGGCCGATTTGGCGGAGGCGGGCCATCTGTCCTTGCAAAGCTCGGGGGTGAAGCTGGGCTCGGCCAAGGGGCCGCTCGACCCGGCTGCGTGGACGAACGCCATCGGGCGGGCCGCCATCGAGGGCGAGCTCGATCTGGAGAAGATCGCGTCGCTGCTCCCTCCGCGCGCCCTCCCCTTCGGCGAGGTGAAGGGCTTTTTGTCCCTGGAGGGAACCCTCCGCCGCGACTCGGCAAAGGTGGCCCCCGAGGTGGCCCTCTCGACGCAAACGCGCGGGCTCGTCCTCACCGGGCCCGCGCCCGAAGAGCCGCCCCCCGTGGGCAGCACCCGCGTGCTCGCACCGCCGCCCTGGCGCAGCAACGATGTGGACGCCGGTTTCAATGTGCGGGTCGACGCGACCAGCGGGCACGCGGAGGTGACGGCGCGTTTGACCGATAAGCACGGCCTGCTCGCCAACTTCGATATGAAGGCCGATATCCCGTACAACGAGCTATGGACCGATCCCGACAAAGGGCGGGCGGCGGCCGAGCTGGAGAAGGCCCCCTTCGAAGCGCGCCTGTCGGTGCCGCGGCGCAAGCTGTCCGAGCTCCCCGCGGTGCTGCAAACGGCGGGGATGCCGGGCGCGCTCGAGCTCGATCTCACCGCCGCGGGCCGCGCCACCGCGCCGCGGGTGCAGCTGGCGGCCAACCTGCGCGACGACCAAGACGGCCAAGGCTCATCCTCCCCGCTGGTCCAAGCCACGAGCACCGATCTGCTCGCGACCTACGACGGCCAGCGCGCCGACGCCTCCGTGCGCATGCAGGCGCTGCGCGGCGCGGGTCCCAAGGCGCCGCCGGCCGGCGAGCTCTTGGCGGCCGAAGCCCATGCCAAGGTCGCCATCGAGGATCTGATCCACCCGGCGCCGGGCCGCGAGCTGCCTTGGGACGCCAACCTGCGCGCGAAGTTGAGCAGCTTTCCGCTGGAGATCCTGGCCCCGCTCTCCGCCATGCCCATCCGCGGACGGATCCATGGCGAGATCACCGTCGACGGCCTGCACCAAGACGCCAAGGCCCGCGCACGCATCGACGTCGAGCGTCTCATGGTGGGCGAGGCCAAGTACAAGGGCGGCTTCATCCAAGCGAGCGCCGGTGGAAATGCGCCGGCGGAGGCGGTGGTTCGCTTGGATCAGGACGACGGATTTTTGGAGGCGCGCGCACGCGCCGGCGCCCAATGGGGTGCTCGGGTGGCGCCCGAGCTCGATCCAACGCAGCCCCTCGAGGCGTCCGTCTCCGCGCGTCACTTTCGCGCGGCGGCCTTGGAGCCCTTCCTCGCGGGCGCGGTGGCCGATCTGGACGGGTACCTCGATGCCCGCGCGCAGGCCAAGCTGGATCCGCGAACGCGCGACGCCAAGCTGAGTGGCAGCGTGGCCTTTCGTCATGGCGTCGTCAACATCCCCGCCCTGGGCGAAGAGCTGCACGGGGTGCGGGCCACCGTTCGCTTGAGCGAGGACGGGCGGGTGCGCGTGGACGACGTCGTTGCCCGCGGGACCGAGGGAAAAGTGTCGGCCAACGCGGAGGCCAAGCTGGCGGGCTTGTCGCTGGTGGAAGCGTCGGGCAAGGTGCATATCTCCGAGCGCGAGGCCATGCCCTTTGCCTTGCAGGGGCAACCCGTGGGCACGGTCTTCGGCGATGTGCGCGTCGCCTTGAAAACGGCGCCCAACGGTCGCGACAAGACCATGACCGTGGACATTCCGAGCTTCCACACGAAGCTCCCCCCGACCGGGGGAAACTCGGTCCAAGATCTCGAGGCGCGGGACGATATCCGAGTCGGGGTCGAACGGGAGCGCGACAAGCTGACCCGGCTGGCGCTCGATCAAGAAGATTACGAGAACCTGGGCAACGAAGACCAACCGAAGGAGCCGCCGCCCATTCTCAACATCGATGTCCACCTCGGCGACGTGGAGATTCGACGCTCCACGGACGTCAAAGTGGGTGTCACCGGCAACCCCAAGATTCAAGTGGGGGAGAAAACGGAGATGTCGGGCCAGCTTCGTCTCACGGGCGGATTTATCGAGCTGCAGGGAAAGAAGCTGGAAATCGAGCACGGCACGGTGACCTTCGTGGGGGAGCCGAGCAATCCCGAGCTGGTGGTGACCGCGCGCTGGAACGCGCCCGACGGCACCTTGGTGTATGCCGATTTCGTCGGCCCGCTCGAGACGGGCAAGGTGAATCTGCGCTCGGAGCCGCCCCGGCCCAAGAATGAAATCATGGCGCTGCTGATGTTTGGCACGGCCGAAGGCTCGCAATCGACCCCTTACCCTCAGCGCCAGCCCGATGGAACGGTCCGCGCCGTGGGGATGGGCGGAGCGTATGTAGCGCAAGGGGCCAACAAGGCCATCGAGGATCTCGCGGGGACCGATCGCATCACCGCGCACATCGATACGACGCAATCGGCCAACCCGCGGCCGGAGCTCGAGTTCCAATTGTCGCGCAGCCTCTCGGTGAAGCTGGGTCGCGCGCTGGGTATCCCGCCGCTCGACAGGCCCGACCGCAACTTTTTGATCATTGGCTGGCGGGTCAAACGCAATTGGACATTGGAGACCACCTTTGGGGATCGCGGGACATCCATCGTGGATGGGGTGTGGCAGCGCCGTTACTGA
- a CDS encoding DUF6184 family natural product biosynthesis lipoprotein, with product MSSFTRYAVPFACCMALVGCDRERSPEHSPGTTTVTGANVPSVANATAVGRIADARCAREATCNNIGTEKAYATTGVCAQKIRADMRDDLNAADCPAGVAPKELDACVAAIKAENCNDPLDKLERITACRTSALCLHPSGAR from the coding sequence ATGAGCAGCTTCACCCGCTACGCGGTACCGTTCGCATGTTGCATGGCTCTGGTCGGGTGCGACCGAGAGCGCTCCCCGGAGCATTCGCCGGGCACGACCACGGTGACGGGAGCCAATGTGCCATCCGTCGCGAACGCCACCGCCGTAGGTCGCATTGCCGACGCCCGGTGCGCGCGCGAGGCCACCTGCAACAACATCGGCACGGAAAAGGCTTATGCCACCACCGGCGTATGCGCCCAGAAGATCCGTGCGGACATGAGGGACGATCTCAACGCCGCCGACTGCCCCGCCGGCGTGGCGCCCAAGGAGCTCGACGCGTGCGTGGCGGCCATCAAGGCCGAAAACTGCAACGATCCCCTCGATAAGCTCGAGCGCATCACCGCCTGCCGAACCAGCGCGCTCTGCTTGCACCCTTCGGGCGCGCGATGA
- a CDS encoding ATP-grasp domain-containing protein codes for MGDFTILFGRPQRAPDADDRFEIEVLAAEELGIESFAIPLDRIVDGDVERALRGLPRPRGRTWLYRGWMLNEEEYTSLYEAMGDRGEELVVDPESFAEATYAPNYLPLLGERTAPARWTEGESIQEAWEVAQELGPPPWVVKDHVKSAKEAWHRACFVPEGADFDDFAAVCEKLLELRGERFERGFVVKKYLELATHPGWTPERRRVTDEHRLVFWDGRLVAHAPYYDVDAELPSPERFAYLGRIVASPFFTADVARLAGGGYTILELNDGGCSTLPEQMDPRDVYRAMLG; via the coding sequence ATGGGTGATTTCACCATTTTGTTCGGCCGGCCGCAGCGGGCACCGGACGCCGACGACCGCTTCGAGATCGAGGTTCTCGCGGCCGAGGAGCTAGGGATCGAATCGTTTGCCATCCCGCTCGACCGCATCGTCGATGGTGACGTGGAGCGGGCGTTGAGGGGCCTGCCGCGGCCCCGGGGACGCACATGGCTTTACCGTGGGTGGATGTTGAACGAGGAGGAGTACACGAGCTTGTACGAGGCCATGGGCGATCGCGGTGAGGAGCTGGTGGTCGATCCCGAGAGCTTCGCCGAGGCCACGTATGCGCCCAATTATCTTCCGCTCCTGGGTGAACGTACGGCCCCGGCGCGCTGGACGGAGGGTGAGAGCATCCAAGAGGCGTGGGAGGTCGCGCAGGAGCTCGGGCCGCCGCCGTGGGTCGTGAAGGATCACGTGAAGTCGGCAAAGGAAGCGTGGCACCGCGCGTGTTTCGTCCCAGAGGGCGCGGACTTCGATGACTTCGCGGCCGTTTGCGAGAAGCTCCTCGAGCTGCGCGGCGAGCGCTTCGAGCGCGGGTTCGTGGTGAAGAAATACCTCGAGCTCGCGACCCATCCGGGTTGGACCCCCGAGCGGCGTCGGGTCACCGACGAGCATCGTTTGGTCTTCTGGGACGGACGTCTGGTGGCGCATGCTCCGTATTACGACGTGGACGCCGAGCTCCCATCGCCGGAACGATTCGCGTACCTGGGTCGAATCGTGGCCTCGCCGTTCTTCACGGCCGACGTGGCCCGCCTCGCCGGCGGCGGTTACACCATCCTCGAGCTCAACGATGGCGGCTGTTCCACATTGCCCGAGCAAATGGATCCGCGCGACGTTTATCGTGCCATGCTCGGTTGA